The Methanobacterium sp. BAmetb5 genome includes a region encoding these proteins:
- a CDS encoding DUF6448 family protein yields MMTLRCENMDSLVVKAAEEALEMENVNYVLPYVREKYEDELKDAFDRTCLVRELSGDAAELADYWFFETAVRLNLKGRGKAYTGLRPSQINEEPVIIMTKQAINTENLDTLMNFMLDSIKEDIWSRFEDVITKKDYDVNDVEDARDYVDSLFNFVGYLQHLIEFMELG; encoded by the coding sequence ATGATGACACTTCGCTGTGAGAATATGGATAGTCTGGTGGTCAAAGCGGCCGAGGAAGCCCTGGAAATGGAGAATGTTAATTACGTACTCCCCTACGTACGGGAGAAATATGAAGATGAACTGAAGGATGCTTTCGACCGAACCTGCCTGGTGAGGGAGTTATCGGGAGATGCGGCAGAACTGGCTGACTACTGGTTCTTTGAAACTGCGGTCCGCCTGAATCTAAAAGGCAGGGGAAAAGCCTACACTGGACTCCGACCTTCCCAGATCAATGAAGAACCAGTTATCATCATGACTAAACAGGCCATCAACACGGAAAACCTGGATACTCTCATGAACTTCATGTTAGACTCCATCAAAGAAGATATATGGTCCAGATTCGAGGATGTGATCACCAAGAAGGATTACGATGTTAACGATGTAGAGGATGCCCGGGATTACGTGGATTCACTCTTTAACTTCGTGGGTTACCTGCAGCATTTAATTGAATTCATGGAACTGGGCTAA
- a CDS encoding DNA polymerase subunit beta translates to MRARVRDFIYTKDDLFLATTTYLHPHDRIQSFLRYIPDPKGERSLNGSRYTKVDSQQAYTFLERNYPDYLFDCQVTRVKMMGAPRDRVEKILSPVDRLQEIVELSSPDELLLKVVKVAETFMDEAGIKLKHLGISGSILPQLYDPRVSDIDFVVYGLKNHRKAMETFESMKNDPKSPLKAIEDGYWAKLYAKRIKDGTLSYDEFCWYENRKNNRGVVDGTLFDILATREWNEIKGTYGNETYQPCGTIAIEGTVSDALAAFDNPAVYQLEDVQILEGPDVPLREVASYTHTYSGQAREGERILARGKLEKVMGKKTHYRLIVGTTRESLGEYVKLKDLKIV, encoded by the coding sequence ATGCGAGCCAGAGTCCGAGACTTTATCTACACCAAGGATGATCTTTTCTTGGCCACCACTACCTATCTACACCCCCATGACCGAATACAATCATTTCTGCGTTATATTCCAGATCCTAAGGGGGAAAGATCCCTCAATGGCTCCCGGTATACCAAGGTAGACTCCCAGCAGGCTTACACTTTTTTAGAGAGGAATTATCCTGATTACCTTTTTGACTGCCAGGTTACCCGGGTTAAAATGATGGGTGCACCCCGTGATAGGGTGGAAAAAATCTTAAGCCCAGTGGATCGTCTCCAGGAAATAGTTGAACTTTCTTCACCCGATGAACTGCTCCTTAAAGTCGTTAAGGTAGCCGAAACCTTCATGGATGAGGCGGGAATCAAGCTGAAACACCTGGGTATTTCTGGATCCATACTACCCCAGCTCTACGATCCCCGGGTTTCTGATATTGACTTCGTTGTTTACGGCCTCAAAAATCACCGGAAGGCCATGGAAACATTCGAATCAATGAAGAATGACCCTAAAAGTCCATTAAAAGCTATTGAGGACGGTTATTGGGCTAAGCTTTATGCGAAGAGGATTAAGGATGGTACACTTAGTTATGATGAGTTTTGCTGGTACGAGAACCGTAAAAATAACCGAGGAGTAGTGGATGGGACACTGTTCGACATATTAGCCACCAGAGAATGGAATGAGATCAAAGGGACCTATGGTAATGAGACCTACCAACCCTGCGGAACCATAGCCATTGAGGGCACTGTTTCTGATGCCCTGGCTGCCTTTGATAACCCGGCAGTTTACCAGCTGGAAGACGTCCAGATACTGGAAGGCCCTGATGTCCCTCTACGAGAAGTGGCCTCCTACACCCACACCTACTCTGGCCAAGCCAGAGAAGGGGAGAGGATCCTTGCCCGGGGAAAACTGGAGAAGGTCATGGGTAAAAAAACCCATTATCGCCTAATTGTAGGGACCACCAGAGAATCATTGGGAGAATATGTCAAATTAAAGGACTTGAAAATAGTTTAA
- a CDS encoding cupin domain-containing protein produces the protein MTEELKSVVINVEDLLDYQEGAVVSREIIRKETGTVTIFAFDKGEGLSEHSAPFDAMVQVIDGKAEITISGTKHQLERGDMIIMPANEPHALHAVERYKMILTMIKS, from the coding sequence ATGACAGAAGAACTGAAGTCTGTGGTTATAAATGTGGAAGATCTGCTGGATTACCAGGAAGGAGCCGTTGTAAGCAGGGAGATAATCCGTAAGGAAACAGGAACTGTGACCATATTCGCCTTTGATAAAGGGGAAGGTTTAAGTGAACACTCTGCTCCCTTCGATGCCATGGTCCAGGTCATTGATGGAAAGGCAGAAATAACCATCTCCGGCACGAAACACCAGCTGGAAAGAGGGGACATGATCATCATGCCCGCCAATGAACCCCATGCCCTCCACGCCGTGGAAAGGTACAAGATGATATTGACCATGATCAAGTCCTGA
- a CDS encoding DUF5612 domain-containing protein produces MGEIAINIKAVNQPGVLRDITELTAQCQINITYTHMFIEDKCHASLYMELEAVENVEKLIENIGKLEAVNSVEECPTLQDVFGKRIIITGGGAQVAMVAQGAITEADRHNIRGEHISVDTIPLVGEEDLSEAVSAVGRLPRVGALVLAGSLMGGKITQAIEEIKKDHEVIVISLNMPGSVTEKADLVVTDPIQAGVMAVMAVADTALFDIKKLGQNKF; encoded by the coding sequence ATGGGCGAAATTGCCATAAATATCAAAGCTGTTAACCAGCCCGGAGTACTGCGGGACATAACCGAACTAACTGCCCAGTGCCAGATCAACATCACCTACACCCACATGTTCATTGAAGACAAATGCCATGCCTCCCTGTACATGGAACTAGAGGCCGTGGAAAATGTGGAAAAGCTAATAGAGAATATTGGGAAGCTGGAAGCGGTGAATAGTGTTGAAGAATGCCCCACACTCCAGGATGTCTTTGGTAAACGGATAATCATCACCGGTGGAGGAGCACAGGTGGCTATGGTTGCCCAGGGAGCCATAACCGAAGCTGACCGCCACAACATCCGGGGAGAACACATCAGTGTGGACACCATCCCCCTGGTGGGAGAAGAAGACCTTTCTGAGGCAGTTTCTGCCGTGGGAAGGCTGCCCCGAGTTGGTGCACTGGTCCTGGCCGGATCTTTAATGGGGGGTAAAATAACCCAGGCCATTGAAGAGATAAAAAAGGATCACGAGGTCATTGTTATCAGCCTAAACATGCCGGGCAGTGTGACGGAAAAGGCAGACCTAGTGGTCACCGACCCCATACAGGCGGGGGTTATGGCAGTAATGGCCGTGGCGGATACTGCCCTGTTTGACATTAAAAAACTGGGTCAGAATAAGTTTTAA
- a CDS encoding homoserine dehydrogenase — MKETVNIGLIGFGTIGSGVVATLNQNLPLLENKVNKKVNLKRIVDLDITTDRGVEVQPGVLSTSVDDILEDEEIDIVIELVGGYQPALSFILKAMKNGKHVVTANKALLAKHWDEIITSAQENEVRVSFEASVGGGIPLLAPVNDGLAANNIETIYGIINGTANYILTKMAAEGLDFDTVLKEAQEMGYAEADPTFDIEGHDTAQKLIILSILGFGVYVEQEKFHVEGITRITPDDIQFAQDELGSVVKLLAIAKIEDGELEIRVHPTLVPETHLLASVNDVFNAVYLEGDVVGPVLMYGAGAGMMPTASAVVADCLDIIQDMEKPVAYGPRETRVEQVKDISDVQSKYYLRITALDQPGVLHSISGVLSDLDISIESVSQKKAAEGEAVPIFMVTHQALEKNVQEAIKLIDQMDLVKANTNLIRLLE; from the coding sequence ATGAAAGAAACAGTTAATATTGGACTTATAGGTTTTGGGACCATTGGGAGTGGCGTGGTAGCTACTTTAAACCAGAACCTCCCATTATTAGAAAATAAGGTTAACAAAAAGGTCAATCTCAAAAGGATAGTGGACCTGGACATAACCACTGACCGTGGTGTGGAGGTCCAGCCCGGAGTGCTCTCCACCAGTGTGGATGATATCCTGGAAGATGAGGAGATCGACATTGTTATTGAGCTGGTGGGAGGATACCAACCGGCACTGAGTTTTATTCTGAAGGCCATGAAAAATGGTAAACACGTGGTAACCGCCAACAAGGCCCTTTTAGCCAAGCACTGGGACGAAATAATCACCAGCGCCCAGGAAAACGAGGTAAGAGTATCATTTGAGGCTAGTGTTGGTGGAGGCATACCATTACTGGCACCAGTCAACGATGGGCTGGCGGCCAACAACATTGAAACCATTTACGGGATCATCAATGGAACTGCCAATTACATACTCACTAAAATGGCCGCTGAAGGTCTTGACTTTGATACTGTGCTTAAGGAAGCTCAGGAGATGGGTTACGCAGAAGCAGACCCCACCTTTGATATTGAAGGACATGATACTGCTCAAAAACTCATTATACTAAGCATACTTGGCTTCGGAGTTTACGTTGAACAGGAAAAGTTCCATGTAGAAGGCATTACCCGGATAACTCCAGATGATATTCAGTTCGCCCAGGATGAGCTGGGAAGCGTGGTTAAACTACTGGCCATCGCCAAAATAGAGGACGGTGAACTGGAAATAAGGGTGCACCCCACCCTGGTCCCGGAAACCCACCTACTGGCATCGGTTAACGATGTGTTCAACGCCGTGTACCTGGAAGGTGATGTGGTGGGCCCAGTACTCATGTACGGAGCCGGAGCCGGTATGATGCCCACCGCCAGTGCCGTGGTGGCCGATTGCCTGGACATAATCCAGGATATGGAAAAACCAGTGGCCTATGGACCCCGGGAGACCCGGGTGGAACAGGTTAAGGATATCTCTGATGTGCAGTCCAAGTACTACCTGCGAATAACTGCCCTAGACCAGCCCGGAGTTTTACATTCCATATCCGGAGTTTTAAGTGACCTGGACATTAGTATTGAATCTGTGAGTCAGAAAAAGGCTGCGGAGGGCGAGGCCGTGCCTATATTCATGGTGACCCATCAGGCCCTGGAGAAAAATGTGCAGGAAGCCATAAAACTCATTGACCAGATGGATTTGGTGAAGGCCAATACCAACCTCATCCGCTTACTGGAATAA